The following are encoded together in the Trichomycterus rosablanca isolate fTriRos1 chromosome 19, fTriRos1.hap1, whole genome shotgun sequence genome:
- the ankrd33aa gene encoding photoreceptor ankyrin repeat protein, whose amino-acid sequence MPTVKVLIHEDPDLGPGPDEDASEVSVSGDDSDSGSVLSDDSILPDYKLEDKTAGTAKTLYQACARNEIVSLRRVLDAGVTQEDVMELDVNGRNGLMVAVSKGFVDIVYSLNQCPFLEINHRDNDGNTALMIAAQAGFVTILTYILNYFSGVDIELRDHRGFTALIKAAIQGNNDCVASLLMAGADINTVDSTRGKDVNEWALKTGHFETFNRLRLLMSRPRAEQFCESYIPEWPELKQLVDKATSPRSAGQKVAHCFKSTFTVSFPKDPQDNGVLDHMVRMTTSVHSPLVVTGCSPLCLGSPPEIGRRQLAVPELMQQKSSKELERGVMRHSNGSISSATPTLTSTSSASLASCCSDPERSGSMLSLASSSMRRFVPRSMARRNSIFPTGCITNIKVTKSADSTPKKEKKRKMTKGYLEPPVWKYKEAKLEKKKEKKRLEKEKADSEKSDKEAKRKSKNL is encoded by the exons ATGCCTACAGTCAAAGTCCTCATCCACGAGGATCCGGATCTGGGCCCCGGTCCAGACGAGGATGCCTCAGAGGTGTCTGTCTCTGGAGATGATTCAGACTCTGGGAGCGTGCTTTCGGATGACTCGATCCTTCCTGACTACAAACTGGAGGATAAAACGGCAGGGACGGCCAAAACTCTGTATCAGGCCTGTGCTAGGAATGAGATCGTGTCCCTGCGCAGAGTGCTGGATGCGGGTGTCACACAGGAAGACGTCATGGAGCTGGACGTCAACGGACGG AACGGCCTTATGGTGGCAGTTTCTAAAGGCTTTGTAGACATTGTGTACTCACTGAACCAGTGTCCATTTCTGGAAATAAATCACCGTGATAATGATGGAAACACAGCACTCATGATTGCAGCACAAGCTG GTTTTGTGACCATCCTGACCTACATTCTGAACTACTTTTCTGGTGTGGACATCGAACTCAGGGACCATCGTGGCtttactgctcttattaaggcAGCCATACAAGGCAATAATGACTGTGTGGCCTCGTTACTTATGGCAG GTGCGGACATTAATACAGTGGATTCCACACGAGGGAAGGATGTAAACGAATGGGCACTAAAGACAGGACACTTTGAAACTTTTAACAGACTCAGGCTGCTGATGAGCCGACCTCGAGCAGAACAATTCTGTGAAAGCTACATACCAGAATGGCCTGAACTTAAGCAGTTGGTGGACAAAGCTACATCCCCAAGAAGTGCGGGGCAAAAGGTTGCCCATTGCTTCAAGTCTACATTCACTGTATCCTTTCCAAAAGACCCTCAGGACAATGGTGTTCTGGATCACATGGTGCGCATGACTACGAGCGTCCACAGTCCCCTGGTGGTCACCGGCTGTAGCCCGCTGTGTCTAGGTAGTCCACCAGAAATTGGCAGAAGGCAGCTGGCAGTACCCGAACTGATGCAGCAGAAATCAAGCAAAGAGCTTGAAAGAGGTGTGATGCGCCACAGCAATGGCTCTATTTCATCAGCCACACCCACCCTCACCTCAACCTCATCAGCATCTCTGGCCTCGTGTTGTTCGGACCCAGAGCGTAGCGGCAGCATGCTTTCTTTGGCCTCCAGCAGCATGCGTAGGTTTGTTCCACGCAGCATGGCACGTCGCAACAGTATCTTCCCCACTGGTTGTATAACCAATATCAAAGTGACCAAGTCTGCTGATTCAACGcccaaaaaagagaagaaaaggaaGATGACGAAAGGATACCTGGAGCCGCCTGTGTGGAAGTACAAGGAGGCAAAACTGGAgaagaaaaaagagaagaagCGACTGGAGAAGGAGAAGGCAGATTCAGAAAAGTCAGACAAAGAAGCTAAAAGGAAGTCCAAAAATTTGTGA